From one Xyrauchen texanus isolate HMW12.3.18 chromosome 17, RBS_HiC_50CHRs, whole genome shotgun sequence genomic stretch:
- the brd9 gene encoding bromodomain-containing protein 9 isoform X3 translates to MGKKHKKHRPKWRTVEGDYENKPLEKPLKLVLKVGGSEVTELSGSGHDSSYYDDRSDHEWERHKEKKKKKKKKSEKEKYVDDDERRRKKEEKRKKRERDQSENAADVPGEPFTLPKPVEVVVEDRKRKREKFESEPEADEFHPGVKVKVEVEQQSERPLRACRTQQESESTPGQQLLEHFLRLLQRKDQHGFFAFPVTEAIAPGYSTIIKHPMDFSTMKDKIAANEYKTITEFKADFKLMCDNAMVYNRPETVYYKAAKKLLHTGFKMMSKAAILGDDDIAPEEPVPEIMPIHTEYPKKSKKQPAKEPIISDLYEVEGNACSLTDSTAEEHVLALVEHAADEARDRLNRLMPNSKIGYLKKDPEGSLIYTVVNQDPEAEEEETHAVDLSSLANKLVPGLTSLGFKDDRRHKVTFLSSAYNTQTLQNNSIYPDLMPDEMDTLYSAYGDETGIQCALSLQEFVKGCGSFTKRLVHELLDKMTAGDHSKAVVQIRQKRHMPIDDSNSGLCDMPGADGSGLEAGSVLDFMSMKSYPDISLDLLNTLGKCVKKEPDHDDGHQHFDDTAKLLQEFQDAAVDRVGSRPSSNLSSLSNTSERDQHHLGSPAHLGVGQEMVQDPYEFLQSPEPGSTPNS, encoded by the exons ATTATGAGAACAAACCGTTAGAGAAGCCCCTGAAGCTGGTGCTCAAGGTGGGCGGCAGTGAAGTGACCGAGCTGTCGGGCTCAGGACATGACTCCAGTTACTACGACGACCGCTCGGACCACGAGTGGGAGCgccacaaagaaaagaaaaagaagaagaagaagaaatctgaGAAGGAAAAGTATGTAGATGATGatgagaggaggaggaagaag GAGGAAAAGAGGAAGAAACGTGAGCGCGATCAGTCAGAGAATGCTGCTGATGTACCAGGGGAGCCTTTCACCCTGCCGAAGCCTGTGGAG GTGGTTGTAGAGGAcaggaagaggaagagggagaAATTTGAATCTGAACCTGAAGCCGATGAGTTTCATCCtggagtgaaagtgaaagtggaggtgGAGCAGCAGTCGGAACGGCCCTTAAGAGCCTGTCGAACTCAGCAAG AAAGTGAATCCACCCCTGGCCAGCAGCTTTTGGAGCATTTCCTGCGTCTGCTGCAGAG GAAAGATCAACACGGATTCTTTGCTTTCCCTGTAACAGAAGCCATCGCACCGGGCTACTCCACTATAATAAAACATCCCATGGACTTCAGCACAATGAAGGACAAAATCGCCGCGAACGAATACAAAACAATCACAGAATTCAAG GCAGACTTCAAGCTGATGTGTGACAACGCCATGGTTTATAACCGACCAGAGACGGTTTACTACAAGGCTGCAAAGAAACTCCTCCACACAGGCTTCAAAATGATGAGCAAA GCTGCCATACTGGGAGACGACGACATTGCCCCTGAGGAACCTGTGCCTGAGATCATGCCCATCCACACTGAATACCCAAAAAAATCCAAAAAGCAGCCGGCCAAAGAGCCCATCATCAG tgATCTATATGAAGTGGAGGGCAACGCTTGCAGTTTGACGGACAGCACGGCGGAGGAGCACGTATTGGCACTGGTGGAACATGCGGCAGATGAAGCGCGGGATCGACTCAATCGGTTGATGCCAAACTCTAAG atTGGCTACCTTAAAAAGGACCCAGAAGGTTCACTGATATACACAGTTGTGAATCAGGATCCTGAAGCAGAGG AGGAAGAGACTCATGCTGTAGATTTGAGCTCGTTGGCAAATAAGCTGGTACCTGGACTCACGTCATTGGGATTTAAAGATGACCGAAGACACAAAG TGACGTTCTTGAGCAGTGCGTACAACACTCAAACCCTTCAGAACAACTCCATTTATCCTGACCTGATGCCAGATGAGATGGACACACTGTACTCCGCTTATGGAGATGAGACTGGCATCCAGTGCGCCCTCAG tcTGCAGGAGTTTGTGAAGGGTTGTGGGAGTTTCACCAAGAGACTCGTTCATGAACTGTTGGATAAAATGACAGCTGGCGATCACTCAAAGGCAGTCGTACAAATCAGACag AAAAGGCACATGCCAATTGATGATTCCAATTCTGGTTTATGTGACATGCCG GGAGCAGATGGAAGTGGTTTAGAAGCTGGCTCTGTGCTGGATTTCATGTCCATGAAGAGCTACCCCGACATTTCTTTAGATCTGCTCAACACATTAG GTAAATGTGTGAAGAAGGAGCCAGATCATGACGACGGCCATCAGCACTTTGACGACACCGCCAAACTCTTGCAGGAGTTCCAGGATGCAGCGGTGGACAGGGTCGGATCCAGACCGTCCTCCAATCTCTCTTCCCTGTCAAACACTTCAGAGAGGGACCAGCACCATTTAG
- the brd9 gene encoding bromodomain-containing protein 9 isoform X1 produces the protein MGKKHKKHRPKWRTVEGDYENKPLEKPLKLVLKVGGSEVTELSGSGHDSSYYDDRSDHEWERHKEKKKKKKKKSEKEKYVDDDERRRKKEEKRKKRERDQSENAADVPGEPFTLPKPVEVVVEDRKRKREKFESEPEADEFHPGVKVKVEVEQQSERPLRACRTQQESESTPGQQLLEHFLRLLQRKDQHGFFAFPVTEAIAPGYSTIIKHPMDFSTMKDKIAANEYKTITEFKADFKLMCDNAMVYNRPETVYYKAAKKLLHTGFKMMSKDRLLALKRSMSFMQDMDFSQQAAILGDDDIAPEEPVPEIMPIHTEYPKKSKKQPAKEPIISDLYEVEGNACSLTDSTAEEHVLALVEHAADEARDRLNRLMPNSKIGYLKKDPEGSLIYTVVNQDPEAEEEETHAVDLSSLANKLVPGLTSLGFKDDRRHKVTFLSSAYNTQTLQNNSIYPDLMPDEMDTLYSAYGDETGIQCALSLQEFVKGCGSFTKRLVHELLDKMTAGDHSKAVVQIRQKRHMPIDDSNSGLCDMPGADGSGLEAGSVLDFMSMKSYPDISLDLLNTLGKCVKKEPDHDDGHQHFDDTAKLLQEFQDAAVDRVGSRPSSNLSSLSNTSERDQHHLGSPAHLGVGQEMVQDPYEFLQSPEPGSTPNS, from the exons ATTATGAGAACAAACCGTTAGAGAAGCCCCTGAAGCTGGTGCTCAAGGTGGGCGGCAGTGAAGTGACCGAGCTGTCGGGCTCAGGACATGACTCCAGTTACTACGACGACCGCTCGGACCACGAGTGGGAGCgccacaaagaaaagaaaaagaagaagaagaagaaatctgaGAAGGAAAAGTATGTAGATGATGatgagaggaggaggaagaag GAGGAAAAGAGGAAGAAACGTGAGCGCGATCAGTCAGAGAATGCTGCTGATGTACCAGGGGAGCCTTTCACCCTGCCGAAGCCTGTGGAG GTGGTTGTAGAGGAcaggaagaggaagagggagaAATTTGAATCTGAACCTGAAGCCGATGAGTTTCATCCtggagtgaaagtgaaagtggaggtgGAGCAGCAGTCGGAACGGCCCTTAAGAGCCTGTCGAACTCAGCAAG AAAGTGAATCCACCCCTGGCCAGCAGCTTTTGGAGCATTTCCTGCGTCTGCTGCAGAG GAAAGATCAACACGGATTCTTTGCTTTCCCTGTAACAGAAGCCATCGCACCGGGCTACTCCACTATAATAAAACATCCCATGGACTTCAGCACAATGAAGGACAAAATCGCCGCGAACGAATACAAAACAATCACAGAATTCAAG GCAGACTTCAAGCTGATGTGTGACAACGCCATGGTTTATAACCGACCAGAGACGGTTTACTACAAGGCTGCAAAGAAACTCCTCCACACAGGCTTCAAAATGATGAGCAAA GATCGGCTGTTAGCTTTGAAGCGCAGCATGTCTTTCATGCAGGACATGGATTTCTCTCAGCAGGCTGCCATACTGGGAGACGACGACATTGCCCCTGAGGAACCTGTGCCTGAGATCATGCCCATCCACACTGAATACCCAAAAAAATCCAAAAAGCAGCCGGCCAAAGAGCCCATCATCAG tgATCTATATGAAGTGGAGGGCAACGCTTGCAGTTTGACGGACAGCACGGCGGAGGAGCACGTATTGGCACTGGTGGAACATGCGGCAGATGAAGCGCGGGATCGACTCAATCGGTTGATGCCAAACTCTAAG atTGGCTACCTTAAAAAGGACCCAGAAGGTTCACTGATATACACAGTTGTGAATCAGGATCCTGAAGCAGAGG AGGAAGAGACTCATGCTGTAGATTTGAGCTCGTTGGCAAATAAGCTGGTACCTGGACTCACGTCATTGGGATTTAAAGATGACCGAAGACACAAAG TGACGTTCTTGAGCAGTGCGTACAACACTCAAACCCTTCAGAACAACTCCATTTATCCTGACCTGATGCCAGATGAGATGGACACACTGTACTCCGCTTATGGAGATGAGACTGGCATCCAGTGCGCCCTCAG tcTGCAGGAGTTTGTGAAGGGTTGTGGGAGTTTCACCAAGAGACTCGTTCATGAACTGTTGGATAAAATGACAGCTGGCGATCACTCAAAGGCAGTCGTACAAATCAGACag AAAAGGCACATGCCAATTGATGATTCCAATTCTGGTTTATGTGACATGCCG GGAGCAGATGGAAGTGGTTTAGAAGCTGGCTCTGTGCTGGATTTCATGTCCATGAAGAGCTACCCCGACATTTCTTTAGATCTGCTCAACACATTAG GTAAATGTGTGAAGAAGGAGCCAGATCATGACGACGGCCATCAGCACTTTGACGACACCGCCAAACTCTTGCAGGAGTTCCAGGATGCAGCGGTGGACAGGGTCGGATCCAGACCGTCCTCCAATCTCTCTTCCCTGTCAAACACTTCAGAGAGGGACCAGCACCATTTAG
- the brd9 gene encoding bromodomain-containing protein 9 isoform X2, producing the protein MGKKHKKHRPKWRTVEGDYENKPLEKPLKLVLKVGGSEVTELSGSGHDSSYYDDRSDHEWERHKEKKKKKKKKSEKEKYVDDDERRRKKEEKRKKRERDQSENAADVPGEPFTLPKPVEVVVEDRKRKREKFESEPEADEFHPGVKVKVEVEQQSERPLRACRTQQESESTPGQQLLEHFLRLLQRKDQHGFFAFPVTEAIAPGYSTIIKHPMDFSTMKDKIAANEYKTITEFKADFKLMCDNAMVYNRPETVYYKAAKKLLHTGFKMMSKQAAILGDDDIAPEEPVPEIMPIHTEYPKKSKKQPAKEPIISDLYEVEGNACSLTDSTAEEHVLALVEHAADEARDRLNRLMPNSKIGYLKKDPEGSLIYTVVNQDPEAEEEETHAVDLSSLANKLVPGLTSLGFKDDRRHKVTFLSSAYNTQTLQNNSIYPDLMPDEMDTLYSAYGDETGIQCALSLQEFVKGCGSFTKRLVHELLDKMTAGDHSKAVVQIRQKRHMPIDDSNSGLCDMPGADGSGLEAGSVLDFMSMKSYPDISLDLLNTLGKCVKKEPDHDDGHQHFDDTAKLLQEFQDAAVDRVGSRPSSNLSSLSNTSERDQHHLGSPAHLGVGQEMVQDPYEFLQSPEPGSTPNS; encoded by the exons ATTATGAGAACAAACCGTTAGAGAAGCCCCTGAAGCTGGTGCTCAAGGTGGGCGGCAGTGAAGTGACCGAGCTGTCGGGCTCAGGACATGACTCCAGTTACTACGACGACCGCTCGGACCACGAGTGGGAGCgccacaaagaaaagaaaaagaagaagaagaagaaatctgaGAAGGAAAAGTATGTAGATGATGatgagaggaggaggaagaag GAGGAAAAGAGGAAGAAACGTGAGCGCGATCAGTCAGAGAATGCTGCTGATGTACCAGGGGAGCCTTTCACCCTGCCGAAGCCTGTGGAG GTGGTTGTAGAGGAcaggaagaggaagagggagaAATTTGAATCTGAACCTGAAGCCGATGAGTTTCATCCtggagtgaaagtgaaagtggaggtgGAGCAGCAGTCGGAACGGCCCTTAAGAGCCTGTCGAACTCAGCAAG AAAGTGAATCCACCCCTGGCCAGCAGCTTTTGGAGCATTTCCTGCGTCTGCTGCAGAG GAAAGATCAACACGGATTCTTTGCTTTCCCTGTAACAGAAGCCATCGCACCGGGCTACTCCACTATAATAAAACATCCCATGGACTTCAGCACAATGAAGGACAAAATCGCCGCGAACGAATACAAAACAATCACAGAATTCAAG GCAGACTTCAAGCTGATGTGTGACAACGCCATGGTTTATAACCGACCAGAGACGGTTTACTACAAGGCTGCAAAGAAACTCCTCCACACAGGCTTCAAAATGATGAGCAAA CAGGCTGCCATACTGGGAGACGACGACATTGCCCCTGAGGAACCTGTGCCTGAGATCATGCCCATCCACACTGAATACCCAAAAAAATCCAAAAAGCAGCCGGCCAAAGAGCCCATCATCAG tgATCTATATGAAGTGGAGGGCAACGCTTGCAGTTTGACGGACAGCACGGCGGAGGAGCACGTATTGGCACTGGTGGAACATGCGGCAGATGAAGCGCGGGATCGACTCAATCGGTTGATGCCAAACTCTAAG atTGGCTACCTTAAAAAGGACCCAGAAGGTTCACTGATATACACAGTTGTGAATCAGGATCCTGAAGCAGAGG AGGAAGAGACTCATGCTGTAGATTTGAGCTCGTTGGCAAATAAGCTGGTACCTGGACTCACGTCATTGGGATTTAAAGATGACCGAAGACACAAAG TGACGTTCTTGAGCAGTGCGTACAACACTCAAACCCTTCAGAACAACTCCATTTATCCTGACCTGATGCCAGATGAGATGGACACACTGTACTCCGCTTATGGAGATGAGACTGGCATCCAGTGCGCCCTCAG tcTGCAGGAGTTTGTGAAGGGTTGTGGGAGTTTCACCAAGAGACTCGTTCATGAACTGTTGGATAAAATGACAGCTGGCGATCACTCAAAGGCAGTCGTACAAATCAGACag AAAAGGCACATGCCAATTGATGATTCCAATTCTGGTTTATGTGACATGCCG GGAGCAGATGGAAGTGGTTTAGAAGCTGGCTCTGTGCTGGATTTCATGTCCATGAAGAGCTACCCCGACATTTCTTTAGATCTGCTCAACACATTAG GTAAATGTGTGAAGAAGGAGCCAGATCATGACGACGGCCATCAGCACTTTGACGACACCGCCAAACTCTTGCAGGAGTTCCAGGATGCAGCGGTGGACAGGGTCGGATCCAGACCGTCCTCCAATCTCTCTTCCCTGTCAAACACTTCAGAGAGGGACCAGCACCATTTAG